The Leucobacter sp. UCMA 4100 genome window below encodes:
- a CDS encoding excinuclease ABC subunit UvrA — protein MPQHQEPVVTEVRGARVHNLRNVNVDVPLRQLVAIAGVSGSGKSSLAMGVLYAEGSRRYVEALSTYTRRRMSHASRAKVDSVRHVPAALALRQRPGVPGVRSTFGTSTELLNVLRVMFSRLGSHPCPNGHRLQPTIDVAANKDLVCPVCGAEFYPPGAESLAFNSDGACPTCTGTGLVRDIDDATLVPDPSRSIVDGAVAPWAMFGLSVMPQVAAAMGVRIDVPYADLTEAEREVVLDGAAEKREITVPSKTGKLFDLNFTYRSARQAVREAMNNATSEKGLARINRFITAHTCPTCHGTRLSEAARGTQVDGKNLAQATALTLAEAMEWVPKVTATLPADMRPMAEMIAQQFAEMGRRLVELGLGYLTLDRASSTLSTGERQRVQLARAVRNETTGVLYVLDEPSIGLHPANIEGLIGVMRDLLAGGNSVVLVDHDVQVLREADWMIEIGPGSGTAGGTVLAQGTIDDVQRDPASLIGSFLTGDASVVIRDRVAEPDLFAHGTVRLETTPIHTVGALEVTIPKGRLTAVTGMSGSGKTTLVLDSLVPALAASYAEERFPAHVKIVDASGVSRADVVDATPIGTNVRSTVATYSGALDDLRRAYASLPSAKEQGLTASDFSYNTGSLRCPRCEGTGQVVLDVQFLPDVDIPCPDCDGTRYSPSASQFRLTTPDGSVSLPDLLRTTVADAVQLLEKHPRVRKKLATLIDLGLGYLTLGEDTPTLSGGEAQRLKLAAELGRTHTGSLFVFDEPSVGLHPLDTRNLLGVLDRLLATGATVIVIEHDLDMIANADYIIDLGPGGGADGGRIIATGSPQAVAASLTSVTGRFLAQTLHQRSSAEGTCRGGSSAASVETSPPSDLARRSPTPATDT, from the coding sequence ATGCCACAGCACCAGGAGCCAGTGGTCACCGAAGTGCGCGGAGCCCGCGTGCACAATCTTCGCAACGTGAACGTTGATGTTCCATTGCGGCAACTCGTGGCGATCGCCGGGGTGTCGGGGTCGGGGAAGTCGTCACTGGCGATGGGAGTCCTGTACGCGGAAGGATCGCGGAGGTACGTCGAAGCACTCTCTACCTACACGCGACGTCGTATGTCTCATGCATCTCGCGCCAAGGTGGATTCCGTGCGCCACGTCCCTGCCGCGCTGGCGTTGCGTCAGCGCCCCGGAGTCCCCGGGGTTCGCTCGACGTTCGGAACCTCAACCGAGCTGCTGAATGTTCTACGAGTGATGTTCTCCCGGCTCGGTTCGCACCCGTGTCCGAACGGACACCGGCTGCAGCCGACGATCGATGTTGCGGCGAACAAGGACCTAGTCTGCCCGGTCTGCGGTGCGGAGTTCTATCCCCCGGGGGCGGAGTCGCTGGCGTTCAACTCCGATGGGGCCTGCCCCACCTGTACCGGTACCGGTCTCGTTCGGGACATCGACGATGCGACGCTGGTCCCGGATCCCTCCCGGTCGATTGTGGACGGTGCGGTCGCACCATGGGCTATGTTCGGGCTCTCGGTGATGCCTCAGGTCGCCGCGGCAATGGGGGTCCGTATCGACGTCCCCTACGCCGATCTGACCGAGGCGGAGCGGGAAGTTGTGCTCGATGGCGCGGCGGAGAAACGTGAGATCACGGTTCCTTCGAAGACCGGGAAGCTGTTCGATCTGAACTTCACGTACCGCAGCGCCCGCCAGGCAGTGCGTGAGGCGATGAATAACGCGACCAGCGAGAAGGGGCTGGCCCGTATCAACCGGTTCATCACCGCGCATACCTGCCCGACCTGCCACGGCACACGCCTGTCCGAAGCCGCCCGGGGCACCCAGGTCGACGGCAAGAACCTTGCTCAGGCCACCGCGCTGACACTAGCCGAGGCCATGGAGTGGGTGCCGAAGGTGACGGCAACGCTCCCCGCGGATATGCGGCCTATGGCGGAGATGATCGCGCAGCAGTTCGCCGAGATGGGTCGCCGTCTTGTGGAACTGGGGTTGGGGTACCTCACGCTCGACCGCGCCAGTTCCACACTGTCCACTGGCGAGCGGCAACGAGTGCAGCTGGCCCGGGCCGTGCGCAACGAGACGACCGGAGTGCTCTACGTGCTCGACGAACCCTCCATCGGGCTGCACCCTGCGAATATCGAAGGACTGATCGGAGTCATGAGAGACCTCCTCGCCGGAGGAAACTCGGTGGTCCTCGTCGACCACGACGTGCAGGTGCTGCGCGAGGCGGACTGGATGATCGAGATCGGTCCCGGATCCGGGACCGCCGGTGGCACCGTCCTTGCCCAGGGCACCATCGATGATGTCCAGCGGGATCCGGCCTCGCTCATCGGCAGCTTCCTTACCGGGGACGCGTCTGTTGTCATCCGCGACCGCGTCGCGGAGCCCGATCTGTTCGCCCACGGTACGGTACGGCTGGAAACAACGCCGATCCACACCGTCGGCGCGCTCGAAGTCACGATCCCCAAGGGCCGCCTGACAGCAGTCACCGGCATGTCCGGGTCCGGGAAGACCACACTCGTGCTCGACAGTCTCGTGCCTGCCCTGGCTGCTTCTTATGCTGAAGAGCGGTTCCCCGCGCACGTGAAGATCGTTGACGCATCGGGGGTGAGCCGGGCAGACGTGGTCGACGCGACGCCGATCGGCACGAACGTTCGCTCAACCGTTGCCACCTACAGCGGCGCCCTCGATGATCTGCGCCGTGCCTACGCCAGCCTCCCCTCCGCGAAGGAACAGGGCCTCACAGCCAGCGACTTCTCGTACAATACCGGTTCGCTGCGGTGCCCTCGTTGCGAAGGCACTGGGCAGGTCGTCCTCGACGTACAGTTCCTCCCCGACGTCGATATCCCCTGCCCCGACTGCGACGGCACCCGATACAGCCCAAGCGCCTCTCAGTTCCGCCTCACCACCCCCGACGGCTCCGTGTCGCTTCCCGATTTGCTCCGCACCACCGTGGCGGACGCTGTGCAGTTGCTTGAGAAACACCCCCGCGTGCGCAAGAAGCTGGCAACTCTTATTGATCTCGGCCTCGGCTACCTCACCCTCGGAGAAGACACGCCCACGCTGTCCGGCGGCGAAGCACAACGTTTGAAGCTCGCCGCCGAGCTCGGCCGCACCCACACCGGATCCTTGTTCGTCTTCGACGAGCCCTCCGTCGGCCTGCACCCGCTCGACACCCGCAATCTGCTGGGCGTACTGGACCGGCTGCTTGCCACCGGCGCAACCGTGATCGTCATCGAGCACGACCTCGACATGATCGCCAACGCCGACTACATCATTGACCTCGGGCCCGGCGGCGGCGCCGACGGCGGACGGATCATCGCCACCGGCAGCCCACAAGCTGTCGCTGCGAGCCTCACCAGCGTCACCGGACGCTTCCTCGCTCAGACCCTTCACCAACGCTCCTCAGCGGAAGGAACATGCCGCGGTGGATCTTCCGCCGCCTCAGTTGAAACATCACCGCCATCGGACTTGGCCCGGCGGTCGCCTACGCCAGCCACCGATACCTAA
- a CDS encoding CGNR zinc finger domain-containing protein: MQFNHDNMTGVWLAADLATLAGRVWNQDDATEILADHQIRRRSLTATAAEDLREWALQLRTPFVVEDESERCDAINTLLDAGTARAYLTMHDGLRPHLHFAADEDDIVARVKAVTAGGLAIFTVESDGGRLGGCRREGCPVVFVDTSRNGRRVYCSTTCGNYDAVRRHRATTH; the protein is encoded by the coding sequence ATGCAGTTCAACCATGACAATATGACCGGGGTGTGGCTCGCCGCGGATCTCGCCACGCTCGCCGGTCGAGTGTGGAACCAGGATGACGCCACCGAGATCCTGGCCGACCACCAGATCCGCCGCCGATCGCTCACTGCCACCGCCGCGGAGGATCTTCGTGAGTGGGCGCTGCAGTTGCGCACTCCGTTTGTCGTCGAGGACGAGTCGGAGCGGTGCGACGCGATCAATACGCTGCTGGATGCGGGTACGGCGCGGGCATACCTCACCATGCACGATGGCCTGCGTCCACACTTGCATTTCGCCGCCGACGAGGACGATATCGTCGCGCGGGTGAAGGCGGTCACCGCAGGCGGACTGGCGATCTTCACCGTTGAGTCCGACGGAGGCCGCTTGGGAGGCTGCCGGCGCGAAGGCTGTCCTGTCGTGTTCGTCGACACCAGCCGCAACGGCCGACGCGTCTACTGTTCCACCACGTGTGGGAACTACGACGCAGTGCGTCGCCACCGGGCGACCACGCACTGA
- a CDS encoding BlaI/MecI/CopY family transcriptional regulator: MIGEVTRERGELEQEIMRLLRVQAQPIGARELQEMFSVQVPAYTTLMTVLTRLEKKGEVIRSGNSPRKVKFYPARSDEEHASQTMLSALGGAGDRRAALLAFAGNLDENDVALLSSSFATPRKKR; the protein is encoded by the coding sequence ATGATTGGTGAAGTGACTCGCGAACGAGGCGAACTCGAGCAAGAGATCATGCGGTTACTGCGTGTTCAAGCCCAACCGATTGGGGCCCGGGAGCTTCAGGAGATGTTCTCTGTCCAGGTGCCGGCATATACGACCCTAATGACTGTGCTTACCCGACTTGAGAAGAAGGGTGAGGTCATTCGCTCGGGGAACTCTCCGCGGAAGGTGAAGTTTTACCCGGCTCGATCGGATGAGGAGCATGCGAGCCAGACCATGTTGTCTGCGCTAGGTGGCGCGGGAGATCGGCGCGCCGCACTTCTGGCATTTGCTGGCAATCTCGACGAAAATGATGTGGCCCTGTTAAGTTCCTCCTTCGCGACACCTCGCAAGAAGCGCTAG
- a CDS encoding SDR family oxidoreductase: MTYIVHGATGAQGSPVLTALIAAGKQTIAAVRTPAGLPDGVTAVSVDLVDADALTAVYSGAEGVFVHLPMDGPDRAPAYVEAITAAVAATRPGRVVISTSGQVVDQPGTSLQAPENSPIATLIRNVTDTGVSTAVVAPRLYLENLLLPVVAGPAGDEGVLRYPLPEAFPVSWSSHLDVADVVVRLLTDTSETGTIAIGHLPALTGPDLARGFSERLGREVRYEAITPDEFGKLITPLFGADAAAPVVGLYQALNAQDGNTIAEANSTQSLLGLQPRTVASWLDAVGV; this comes from the coding sequence ATGACATACATCGTGCATGGCGCTACCGGCGCCCAAGGATCCCCCGTTCTCACTGCTCTCATCGCAGCCGGCAAGCAGACTATCGCCGCCGTCCGAACTCCCGCGGGCCTGCCCGATGGAGTAACCGCTGTCTCCGTCGATCTCGTCGACGCCGATGCGCTCACCGCCGTATATTCCGGCGCAGAAGGCGTGTTCGTACACCTGCCTATGGACGGCCCCGACCGGGCTCCCGCGTACGTCGAAGCGATCACCGCCGCGGTGGCTGCCACCCGTCCGGGCCGGGTCGTGATCTCCACGAGCGGACAGGTCGTCGACCAGCCCGGCACTTCGTTGCAGGCGCCGGAGAACAGCCCGATCGCGACCCTGATCCGTAACGTCACTGATACTGGGGTGTCCACTGCCGTGGTCGCGCCGCGGCTGTACCTGGAGAATCTGCTGCTTCCCGTGGTCGCGGGACCGGCCGGGGATGAAGGAGTGCTGCGCTATCCGCTGCCGGAAGCGTTCCCGGTGTCCTGGAGCTCGCATCTGGACGTCGCCGATGTCGTCGTCCGTCTCCTCACAGACACCTCGGAGACCGGCACTATCGCGATCGGACACCTGCCCGCACTCACCGGCCCCGACCTCGCGCGTGGGTTCTCCGAGCGGCTCGGCCGTGAGGTCCGGTACGAGGCGATCACGCCGGACGAGTTCGGGAAGCTGATCACGCCTCTGTTCGGCGCCGACGCGGCCGCGCCTGTCGTCGGGCTTTATCAGGCGCTGAACGCGCAGGATGGCAATACGATTGCCGAGGCCAACAGCACCCAGTCACTCCTCGGGCTGCAACCTCGCACGGTGGCCTCCTGGCTTGATGCGGTCGGCGTCTGA
- a CDS encoding winged helix-turn-helix transcriptional regulator has translation MSEVELPECGVARFLMLFNGPWATLIVRELMHGPQRFGELREALDGISAHTLTNRLRLFEARGIVTRTAYAEIPPRVVYELTELGWQLRPVLDAMYIWGMAAPASAFTRDDAHPAPTHTGSAARR, from the coding sequence ATGAGTGAGGTGGAGCTTCCTGAGTGTGGTGTCGCCAGGTTCCTGATGTTGTTTAACGGGCCGTGGGCGACGCTGATCGTGCGCGAGCTGATGCACGGCCCGCAGCGCTTTGGCGAGCTGCGCGAGGCATTGGACGGCATCAGTGCGCATACGTTGACCAACCGGCTGCGCCTGTTCGAAGCGCGAGGGATCGTTACACGCACCGCATACGCTGAGATCCCACCGCGGGTGGTCTACGAGCTCACCGAGTTGGGCTGGCAGCTGCGACCGGTGCTGGACGCGATGTACATCTGGGGAATGGCGGCTCCCGCGTCTGCCTTCACGAGAGACGACGCACACCCCGCCCCCACACATACTGGATCCGCCGCGCGTCGCTAG
- a CDS encoding AEC family transporter translates to MNVVVTAIVPILFLLALGALLRRRCLTDAISWGGLSWMSYWVFTPALFISSISQTDLTVIQPGALMLSLAVPTLVVAALAFVAARLTQADGPQLTSLVQGSIRINTYIGLIFASALHGQEGVAAFALASAVIVPLVNLICVSTLAVYGARDHAVKRVPLWRELIGNPLILACAMGLLLNVLPVALPSVAIATLDMLAAPALACGTLIVGAALHFTFRRSDLLHIGIVTILKLAILPAAAIAIALQFEMAGASLTSIVLICAVPTAPSAYVLASRMGGDTRLIAGTTGVQTLVALATMPIALALAGHLAS, encoded by the coding sequence ATGAATGTAGTCGTCACCGCAATCGTCCCGATCCTGTTTCTCCTCGCCCTCGGTGCGCTTCTGCGGCGACGGTGCCTGACGGACGCGATATCCTGGGGTGGACTGTCTTGGATGAGCTACTGGGTTTTCACGCCCGCCCTGTTCATCAGCTCCATCAGCCAGACCGATCTCACCGTCATTCAACCGGGCGCGCTCATGCTCAGCCTCGCGGTCCCGACTCTGGTCGTTGCTGCACTCGCATTCGTCGCCGCTCGCCTCACCCAAGCAGATGGTCCCCAGTTGACTTCGCTCGTGCAGGGATCGATCCGCATCAACACCTACATCGGATTGATCTTCGCGTCCGCCCTCCACGGGCAAGAGGGAGTGGCGGCCTTCGCACTGGCTAGCGCCGTCATCGTGCCTCTGGTCAACCTGATCTGCGTGAGCACGCTCGCCGTCTACGGCGCACGCGACCACGCCGTGAAGCGTGTGCCGTTGTGGCGTGAACTCATCGGCAACCCGCTCATCCTGGCCTGCGCCATGGGACTGTTGCTGAACGTGCTGCCGGTCGCGCTACCAAGCGTCGCGATTGCGACGCTGGACATGCTCGCCGCGCCCGCCCTCGCGTGCGGCACTCTCATAGTCGGGGCAGCTCTGCACTTCACCTTCCGTCGCAGCGATCTACTCCATATCGGCATCGTTACCATCCTGAAGCTCGCCATCCTCCCCGCCGCAGCGATCGCCATCGCGCTGCAGTTCGAGATGGCCGGAGCATCGCTGACCAGCATTGTCCTCATTTGCGCTGTCCCCACCGCCCCAAGCGCCTACGTCCTTGCCTCCCGCATGGGTGGTGATACCCGGCTCATCGCGGGCACGACCGGAGTCCAGACTCTCGTAGCGCTCGCGACGATGCCCATCGCGCTCGCCCTCGCAGGCCACTTGGCTTCGTGA
- a CDS encoding MFS transporter, with amino-acid sequence MNSTPTHTRNRMGLWALTATHAANDFYTGAVAALLPFFVLHAEYSYAAVAGITLAATALSSIAQPIFGHLSDKYGMRWMSLAGLFAAGVGIALSGLVSDSYLAVWIVVAISGIGVAAYHPAATMEARDAGGGTSKSMSLFSVGGNVGVALAPSAVILVVGWFGLPGTGLLIIPAIVLGLVYVAVSWRHMFARASTTEAAPARPKVTIPDDWRAFMLLTAVLATWSVAYVGTSTFISLYSIQRFDVSTGYASIALSLFPAAGAIGTLTGGWLADRFGRLRIVRTGYLLAALSTLAIVLAPSPVVVIVAAACLGVSLFLPFAAQITLSHSYLPNRIGVASGVTLGLTLSLGGLLSPILGMIADHTNIQIVFIVMAALVMAGFSLSFTLKERQNSPHGDDYAGNRVTALEGGHE; translated from the coding sequence ATGAATTCAACTCCGACACATACTCGAAACCGGATGGGCCTCTGGGCGCTGACGGCTACCCACGCTGCCAACGACTTTTACACCGGCGCAGTCGCGGCTCTGCTTCCATTCTTCGTCCTGCACGCGGAATATTCCTACGCCGCTGTCGCAGGAATCACCCTCGCGGCGACCGCACTATCAAGCATCGCCCAACCGATTTTCGGGCACCTCAGCGACAAATATGGAATGCGTTGGATGAGCTTGGCCGGCCTCTTCGCCGCTGGCGTGGGTATCGCATTGAGCGGCTTGGTGTCCGACTCTTACCTCGCGGTTTGGATCGTTGTCGCCATCTCAGGGATCGGAGTTGCGGCCTATCACCCGGCCGCAACGATGGAGGCGCGCGATGCTGGCGGTGGCACGAGCAAGTCTATGAGCCTATTCTCAGTGGGCGGCAATGTCGGAGTTGCCCTTGCTCCCTCTGCCGTTATCCTCGTGGTCGGTTGGTTTGGCTTGCCCGGCACTGGGCTACTCATCATTCCAGCTATCGTGCTCGGGCTGGTGTACGTTGCCGTTTCCTGGCGGCACATGTTTGCACGTGCTTCTACAACTGAAGCGGCTCCCGCCCGCCCAAAGGTGACCATTCCGGATGACTGGCGGGCGTTCATGTTGCTCACCGCTGTACTTGCAACGTGGTCGGTCGCATACGTCGGCACATCCACGTTTATCTCGCTGTACTCAATTCAACGTTTCGACGTGAGCACGGGTTACGCATCGATCGCATTGTCCTTGTTTCCCGCGGCCGGTGCGATCGGTACCCTGACCGGTGGCTGGCTCGCGGATCGTTTTGGACGGCTGCGGATCGTTCGCACCGGGTATCTGTTGGCAGCTCTGTCAACACTTGCGATTGTGCTTGCCCCTTCGCCGGTCGTGGTCATCGTCGCGGCGGCGTGCTTGGGGGTGAGCCTATTCCTTCCCTTCGCTGCGCAGATCACTCTTTCGCACTCGTACTTGCCGAATCGGATCGGTGTCGCAAGTGGCGTCACGCTGGGGCTCACACTCTCACTCGGGGGCCTGTTGAGCCCGATTCTGGGCATGATCGCTGACCACACAAACATACAAATCGTCTTCATCGTGATGGCGGCGTTGGTCATGGCGGGCTTTAGCCTCTCCTTCACTCTCAAGGAAAGGCAGAACAGCCCCCACGGAGACGACTACGCAGGGAATCGCGTAACCGCGCTGGAGGGCGGTCATGAGTGA
- a CDS encoding LuxR C-terminal-related transcriptional regulator, translated as MPRREQQVHDLIHEGLSRREIVAHLHLSPCTVEGHITRLY; from the coding sequence CTGCCCCGCAGAGAGCAACAGGTGCACGACCTCATCCACGAAGGCCTCAGCCGCCGCGAGATCGTGGCACACCTGCACCTCTCGCCCTGCACCGTTGAAGGCCACATCACCCGCCTCTACTAA
- a CDS encoding FadR/GntR family transcriptional regulator encodes MAQVRRAPLAEQVSELLLDRIRSGEWPLGAKLPGENTLGPQLGVGRSTVREAIRQLAGRGVLATRQGAGVFVTALDVTEDWDAVLRRVDIVEVIEGRVAIESEAAALAAERRTPQDLRAIRRMLTQRENHDTREGYVDADMRFHRAVVASSHNSLLLEMFDNFVPRLREAMIDMLRIKRTFDDHADQGAHSQLVEAIAQRDNASARDLSRAHLMSLKNGMEAG; translated from the coding sequence GTGGCCCAAGTGAGACGCGCGCCGCTAGCCGAGCAAGTGTCCGAGCTACTCCTCGATCGCATCAGATCCGGAGAGTGGCCGCTGGGCGCAAAGCTGCCCGGAGAGAACACCCTCGGCCCTCAACTTGGAGTGGGCCGCTCGACTGTTCGCGAAGCAATCCGTCAGCTCGCAGGTCGCGGTGTGCTGGCGACCAGGCAGGGCGCTGGAGTGTTTGTCACTGCACTCGACGTCACCGAAGACTGGGACGCTGTGCTGCGTCGAGTTGATATCGTCGAAGTGATTGAGGGGCGTGTTGCTATTGAATCCGAAGCTGCAGCCCTTGCCGCAGAACGGCGAACTCCCCAAGACCTCCGAGCGATCCGCCGCATGCTTACGCAGCGTGAGAACCACGACACTCGGGAAGGCTATGTCGATGCTGATATGCGCTTCCACCGCGCGGTAGTCGCTTCTTCGCATAACTCACTTCTGCTGGAAATGTTCGACAACTTTGTGCCCAGACTCCGTGAAGCGATGATTGATATGCTCCGCATCAAACGGACATTCGACGACCATGCTGACCAGGGAGCTCACTCACAGCTGGTTGAAGCGATTGCTCAGCGCGACAATGCATCCGCGAGAGATCTGAGCCGCGCGCATCTGATGTCACTCAAAAATGGAATGGAAGCGGGCTAG